In the Paramormyrops kingsleyae isolate MSU_618 chromosome 6, PKINGS_0.4, whole genome shotgun sequence genome, one interval contains:
- the emc1 gene encoding ER membrane protein complex subunit 1 → MAIFISWFVYFFLLFRFSFAVFEDQVGKFDWRQQYIGKVRFAYFDTQSQASKKLLLATEQNVVASLNSRTGDLFWRQVDKTGPEGHIDTLLFHGQDAVVIAGNGRLLRSWESNIGGLNWEMVLDTGSFQSAALIGVQDMVKYVAVLKKAALSLHYLSSGHQKWVENLPDSDTVQYQSVYSGGGTEVLVLGVVPHSHLTIIAFNIEDGEIMDQVSVDAPWLSSLQPSCAVVGPGSLICVDAVTASLYVLSLSKEDRAAVQQITLQSLDLEVAAGFQPTVVSTQPNPARPASPQCLLQLDLDHYVLLQLTAGLISPLRDFKPAFLVSFATSGEKTVAAVLAPKNETSCSVSLFSADSGRRLLDTTVIVHLDPNGGMPEKLYVQAFLKKDDSVGYRVLVQTEDHTLTFLQQPGRVVWSREEALADVVTMEMVDLPLTGTQAELEGEFGKKADGLLHMVLKRLSSQLILLQAWLGHLWKLFYDARKPRSQVKNEVTIETLARDEFNLQKMMVMVTASGKLFGIDSKSGTVLWKHYLRNVQANAAFKLMVQRTTAHFPHPPQCTLLIKDKETGLTSLHVFNPIFGKKSHISPPVLPRPVLQTLLLPLIDQDYSKVLLLIDSEYKVTAFPSTKNVLQQLQETASSIFFFLVDSSQGRLSGFRLRKDLSTELIWEVVIAPEMQRIVAVKGKRANEHVHSQGRVMGDRSVLYKYLNPNLLAVVTESTDTHQERSFVGVFLIDGVTGRIIHEAVQRKARGPIHLIHSENWVVYVYWNAKSRRNEFSVLELFEGMELYNSTVFSSLDRPHLPQVLQQSYIFPSSIRTMEATLTEKGITSRHLLVGLPSGAVLSLPKMFLDPRRPEIVSEQSREENLIPYAPEMPIRTEWYINYNQTVSRVRGIYTAPSGLESTCLVVAYGLDIYQTRVYPSKQFDVLKDDYDYVLISSVLFGLFFATMISKRLAQVKLLNRAWR, encoded by the exons ATGGCTATTTTTATATCttggtttgtatatttctttctGCTTTTTCGTTTTTCGTTTGCTGTTTTTGAAGATCAAGTCGGGAAATTTGACTG GAGACAGCAATATATTGGCAAAGTCCGCTTTGCTTATTTTGATACCCAGTCACAAGCATCTAAAAAACTGCTCCTGGCTACAGAGCAAAACGTTGTGGCTTCACTCAATTCCAGAACCGGGGACCTTT TTTGGAGACAGGTAGACAAGACAGGGCCAGAAGGGCATATAGACACCCTGCTGTTCCATGGACAAG ATGCTGTGGTGATTGCTGGGAACGGCCGCCTCCTGCGGTCCTGGGAGTCTAATATTGGGGGTCTGAACTGGGAGATGGTGCTGGACACTGGCAG TTTCCAGTCGGCTGCTTTGATAGGAGTACAGGACATGGTGAAGTATGTGGCTGTGCTAAAGAAGGCCGCACTCTCCCTCCACTATCTCTCCAGTGGGCACCAGAAATGGGTGGAAAACCTGCCAGACAG TGACACGGTTCAGTACCAGTCTGTGTACTCGGGGGGCGGCACAGAGGTCTTGGTACTGGGTGTCGTGCCACACTCCCATCTGACCATCATTGCATTCAACATTGAAGATGGGGAGATTATGGATCAG GTGTCAGTCGATGCTCCTTGGCTGTCCAGTCTGCAGCCTAGCTGCGCCGTTGTTGGCCCAGGCTCTCTGATCTGCGTCGATGCCGTTACGGCTTCCCTCTACGTGTTGTCCTTGAGCAAAGAGGACCGAGCCGCCGTGCAGCAGATTACTCTACAG TCCCTGGATCTGGAGGTGGCTGCTGGATTCCAGCCGACCGTGGTGTCCACACAGCCTAACCCTGCCCGCCCCGCGTCACCCCAGTGTCTTCTGCAGCTGGACCTGGATCACTATGTCCTGCTGCAGCTGACCGCCGGCCTGATCAGCCCGCTGAGGGACTTCAAGCCG GCATTCCTAGTCTCCTTCGCAACGTCTGGGGAGAAGACCGTGGCAGCTGTCCTAGCACCCAAGAACGAGACG TCGTGCAGCGTCAGCCTGTTCTCAGCTGACTCTGGAAGGAGGCTTTTGGACACCACAGTGATTGTGCACCTGGACCCCAATGGGGGAATGCCGGAGAAG CTGTACGTGCAGGCCTTCCTCAAGAAGGACGACTCCGTGGGCTACAGGGTGCTGGTGCAGACCGAGGACCACACACTGACCTTCCTGCAGCAGCCAG GCCGTGTGGTGTGGTCCAGGGAGGAGGCGTTGGCAGATGTCGTCACCATGGAGATGGTGGACCTGCCGCTCACTGGGACGCAGGCGGAGCTGGAGGGCGAGTTTGGAAAGAAAGCTG ACGGCCTCCTTCACATGGTCCTCAAGCGGCTCTCCTCCCAGCTCATCCTGCTGCAGGCCTGGCTCGGCCACCTCTGGAAGCTCTTCTACGACGCCCGCAAGCCGCGCAGCCAGGTGAAGAATGAGGTGACCATCGAGACTTTGGCGCGTGACGAGTTCAACCTGCAGaagatgatggtgatggtgaCTGCCTCTGGGAAG CTCTTCGGCATTGACAGCAAATCAGGAACGGTGCTGTGGAAACACTACCTGCGCAACGTCCAGGCCAACGCCGCCTTCAAGCTGATGGTGCAGAGGACCACCGCTCACTTCCCTCATCCCCCACAATGCACCCTGCTCATCAAGGACAAG GAAACTGGTCTGACAAGCCTCCACGTGTTCAACCCCATCTTTGGGAAGAAAAGCCACATCTCCCCGCCGGTCCTGCCACGCCCGGTCCTCCAGACGCTGCTGCTGCCCCTCATCGACCAGGACTACTCCAAGGTCCTCCTGCTGATCGACAGCGAGTACAAG GTGACGGCGTTCCCCTCCACGAAGAACGTCCTGCAGCAGCTCCAGGAGACGGCCTcctccatcttcttcttcctcGTCGATTCCAGCCAGGGCCGGCTCTCTGGCTTTCGCCTCAGAAAG GACCTTTCCACGGAGCTGATCTGGGAGGTGGTGATCGCACCCGAGATGCAGCGGATCGTGGCGGTGAAGGGAAAGCGAGCCAACGAGCACGTGCATTCTCAGGGCCGTGTCATGGGCGACCGCAGTGTGCTCTACAAG taCCTGAACCCCAACCTGCTGGCGGTGGTGACTGAGAGCACGGACACACACCAGGAGCGCAGCTTCGTGGGCGTCTTCCTCATCGACGGGGTGACAGGCCGCATCATCCACGAGGCCGTGCAGCGCAAGGCTCGCGGGCCCATCCACCTGATCCACTCGGAGAACTGGGTGGTG TACGTGTACTGGAACGCCAAGTCCCGGCGGAATGAGTTCTCCGTGCTGGAGCTGTTCGAGGGGATGGAGTTGTATAATAGTACAGTGTTCAGCTCCCTGGACCGACCACACCTGCCCCAGGTGCTGCAGCAGTCCTACATCTTCCCCTCGTCCATCAGAACCATGGAGGCCACGCTGACCGAGAAGGGCATCACCAGCCGACACCTCCTCG tgggTCTGCCGTCAGGAGCCGTTCTCTCGCTGCCAAAGATGTTCCTGGATCCTCGCAGGCCAGAGATAGTGTCAGAGCAGAGCCG GGAGGAGAACCTTATTCCTTATGCACCTGAGATGCCAATACGCACAGAGT